One segment of Solibacillus isronensis DNA contains the following:
- a CDS encoding tRNA1(Val) (adenine(37)-N6)-methyltransferase — MEQWLKDDERLDYLLAEDLRIIQSPSVFSFSLDAVLLARFVQVPKNKGHIIDLCSGNGVIPLFLSARTNAKITGVELQPRLHDMATRSIAYNNLAQQIDMQLGDVKDAPGTLGIEKYDVVTCNPPYFLAHELSEKNTSEHYAIARHELYLTLDEAIIATSRLLKQGGKAAFVHRPGRLLDIVSAMRANRLEPKRIQFVYPKRGKEANTLLIEAIKDGKPDLKVLPPLYVYEDNNEYTPEVRALLYGEGN; from the coding sequence GTGGAACAATGGTTGAAGGATGATGAGCGATTAGATTATTTACTGGCGGAAGATTTACGAATTATTCAAAGCCCATCCGTCTTTTCGTTCTCATTGGATGCAGTATTACTGGCGCGATTTGTACAAGTCCCGAAAAATAAAGGACATATTATTGATTTATGTTCAGGCAATGGGGTAATCCCACTCTTTTTGAGTGCGCGGACAAATGCAAAAATTACTGGTGTAGAATTACAGCCGCGGTTGCATGATATGGCAACACGCAGTATTGCATACAATAACTTGGCACAACAGATCGACATGCAGCTCGGTGATGTAAAAGATGCACCTGGAACACTAGGTATTGAAAAATATGATGTTGTGACATGTAATCCTCCTTATTTTTTGGCACATGAGTTGAGCGAAAAAAATACGAGCGAGCATTATGCAATTGCTAGGCATGAGCTGTATTTAACGCTTGATGAGGCAATCATAGCAACAAGCCGTCTGTTAAAACAAGGCGGAAAGGCGGCCTTTGTACACAGACCAGGCAGACTTTTGGATATTGTTAGTGCAATGCGAGCGAATCGGCTGGAGCCAAAGCGCATACAGTTTGTTTATCCAAAACGGGGGAAAGAAGCGAATACATTACTGATTGAAGCAATTAAAGACGGCAAGCCGGACTTAAAAGTATTGCCACCATTGTACGTATATGAGGATAATAATGAGTATACGCCAGAAGTGAGGGCACTTTTATATGGAGAAGGAAACTAA
- a CDS encoding AbrB/MazE/SpoVT family DNA-binding domain-containing protein: protein MKSTGIVRKVDELGRVVIPIELRRTLGIAEKDALEIYVDDDKIILKKYMPNMTCAVTGEVSDENMRLVGGKLILSSEGAEALVKEIQENLKK, encoded by the coding sequence ATGAAATCAACAGGTATCGTACGTAAAGTAGACGAATTAGGACGTGTAGTAATTCCAATCGAATTACGCCGTACATTAGGTATTGCTGAAAAAGACGCTTTAGAAATCTATGTGGATGACGACAAAATCATCTTAAAAAAATACATGCCTAACATGACATGTGCAGTAACTGGTGAAGTTTCTGATGAAAACATGCGTTTAGTAGGCGGTAAATTAATCTTGTCTTCTGAAGGTGCAGAAGCATTAGTGAAAGAAATTCAAGAAAACTTAAAAAAATAA
- a CDS encoding GIY-YIG nuclease family protein encodes MEKETKHYFYVLECSDATLYAGYTNNLEKRIATHNAGKGAKYTRARGPVTCIYYETFETKQQAMSAEYAFKQLKRPQKIKYIRSAADELTKK; translated from the coding sequence ATGGAGAAGGAAACTAAACATTACTTTTATGTGCTAGAGTGTAGTGATGCTACACTATATGCAGGCTATACGAATAATTTAGAGAAGCGAATTGCAACACATAATGCAGGTAAAGGGGCAAAATATACACGAGCACGCGGGCCAGTAACGTGTATTTATTATGAAACATTTGAAACAAAACAGCAGGCAATGTCTGCTGAATATGCATTTAAACAATTAAAGCGACCCCAAAAAATAAAGTATATAAGGAGTGCTGCAGATGAACTCACAAAAAAGTAG
- a CDS encoding PSP1 domain-containing protein: MYNVVGVRFKKAGKIYYFDPAAYILEVGEYVIVETARGIEYGKVVVPMRQVGENDVVLPLKQVVRPADERDRFQVEENTIESKRAFELANTKIVEHSLDMKLVDVEYTFDRNKIIFYFTAEGRVDFRELVKDLASVFRTRIELRQIGVRDEAKLLGGIGPCGRMLCCSTFLGDFEPVSIKMAKDQNLSLNPTKISGLCGRLMCCLKYENDDYEIAKEGMPDIGDLSMTPEGEGKVVGLNVLERLIQVYLTKQERMVEYTLEELMQYEKNLI, encoded by the coding sequence TATTATTTTGATCCAGCCGCTTATATTTTGGAAGTTGGCGAATATGTAATCGTAGAAACTGCACGGGGAATTGAATATGGCAAAGTCGTAGTACCAATGCGACAAGTCGGGGAGAATGACGTTGTTTTACCATTAAAACAAGTAGTTCGACCAGCCGATGAACGTGATCGTTTCCAGGTAGAAGAAAATACTATTGAGTCAAAACGTGCCTTTGAATTAGCGAATACGAAAATTGTTGAGCATTCGTTGGATATGAAGCTCGTTGACGTTGAATATACATTTGATCGCAATAAAATTATTTTTTATTTTACAGCAGAAGGACGTGTAGATTTCCGGGAATTAGTAAAGGATTTAGCTAGTGTATTCCGTACTCGAATCGAACTACGTCAAATTGGTGTTCGCGATGAAGCGAAGCTGCTTGGCGGAATTGGGCCATGTGGAAGAATGCTTTGCTGTTCGACATTTTTAGGTGATTTTGAGCCTGTGTCGATTAAAATGGCAAAGGACCAAAATTTATCGCTGAATCCGACAAAAATCTCCGGATTATGTGGACGTTTAATGTGTTGTCTAAAATACGAAAATGATGATTATGAAATTGCAAAAGAAGGTATGCCAGACATCGGTGATTTATCAATGACACCAGAAGGCGAAGGCAAAGTCGTCGGATTAAATGTATTAGAGCGACTCATCCAAGTATATTTGACGAAGCAGGAGCGTATGGTTGAATATACGCTTGAAGAGCTTATGCAATATGAGAAAAATCTGATATAG
- the rsmI gene encoding 16S rRNA (cytidine(1402)-2'-O)-methyltransferase has product MNSQKSSQHEQGSCLYLVATPIGNLEDMTMRALRILKEVDIIAAEDTRNTKKLCNYFDIQTPLISYHEHNIEVGGEKLLGYLQEGKSIALVSDAGLPCISDPGADIVVKAIAEGFAVVPIPGANAALTALIASGLSPQPFYFFGFLKRSKKERREQLEKLSKREETLIFYEAPHRLKETLKDLQLVLGNRKITLARELTKKFEEFLRGTIEEAIIWASENEIRGEFCIVLEGNTSGEIDDEEEAYWTTMSLDEHVTYIIEETQISSKEAIKEVAKLRNIPKRDVYQAYHQ; this is encoded by the coding sequence ATGAACTCACAAAAAAGTAGCCAGCATGAACAAGGGAGCTGTCTATACTTAGTAGCGACACCAATCGGCAATCTAGAAGACATGACGATGCGTGCATTGCGTATTTTAAAAGAAGTCGATATTATTGCTGCAGAAGATACACGTAATACGAAAAAGCTATGTAATTATTTCGATATTCAAACACCGCTTATTAGTTATCATGAGCATAATATTGAAGTAGGTGGCGAGAAACTGCTTGGCTATTTGCAAGAAGGAAAATCCATTGCATTAGTAAGTGATGCAGGTTTACCTTGTATTTCGGATCCTGGGGCTGATATTGTCGTAAAAGCAATTGCAGAAGGATTTGCTGTCGTACCAATCCCTGGAGCCAATGCCGCTTTAACTGCTCTAATTGCATCCGGTCTTTCTCCACAGCCGTTTTATTTCTTCGGCTTTTTAAAACGAAGCAAAAAGGAACGCAGAGAACAGCTGGAAAAATTGTCGAAGCGAGAAGAGACGCTGATCTTTTATGAAGCACCACATCGTTTGAAGGAAACATTGAAAGACTTACAGCTCGTATTAGGTAACCGCAAAATTACACTGGCACGGGAATTAACGAAGAAATTTGAAGAGTTTTTGCGGGGTACAATAGAAGAAGCGATCATTTGGGCAAGTGAAAATGAAATTCGCGGTGAATTTTGTATCGTGCTGGAAGGCAATACTTCAGGTGAAATCGACGATGAAGAAGAAGCTTACTGGACAACCATGTCATTGGATGAGCATGTTACTTATATAATAGAAGAAACTCAAATATCTTCAAAAGAAGCCATTAAAGAAGTAGCCAAATTACGAAACATACCAAAACGTGATGTTTACCAGGCGTACCATCAATAA
- the yabA gene encoding DNA replication initiation control protein YabA, giving the protein MKDRNFLDTVMEFEQQLESMQQQFSALKQFVAHMMEEHQTLQTENLHLRTRLEELLANEATASKRVEELKKEPVDIGEGYDNLARLYNEGFHVCHVHFGSSRKGEDCLFCLSFLNKQNG; this is encoded by the coding sequence GTGAAGGACCGTAATTTTTTGGATACTGTTATGGAGTTCGAACAACAGCTTGAATCAATGCAACAGCAATTTAGCGCACTTAAGCAATTTGTTGCGCATATGATGGAGGAGCATCAGACGCTTCAAACAGAAAACCTTCACCTACGTACGCGCTTAGAAGAACTATTAGCGAATGAAGCAACTGCAAGTAAAAGAGTAGAAGAGCTAAAAAAAGAACCAGTAGATATTGGCGAAGGGTACGATAATTTAGCAAGGCTTTATAATGAAGGTTTCCATGTATGTCACGTGCATTTTGGAAGCTCACGTAAAGGTGAAGATTGTTTGTTCTGTCTATCATTTTTAAATAAACAAAATGGTTAA